In the Dolichospermum flos-aquae CCAP 1403/13F genome, GAAATTGTTCTTCTCTAACTGCGGCTAAAAATTGACTAATAGCATAATCAGCAGGTTTTTGATAATATTTAAAATCCCAACTTATTTGTAAGTGATGATTTTGACGTTGGACGATAAAGCCTAAATATTTTAAAGCTTGAAATCCTAAATATAGGCTTTGGTCACTAATACCCAATTTCTCTAAAATCTGCACACGGGTAACTAGCTGGTTTGTGCGACCAAGATATTTAGCAATACCTACCAGAGTTACTAAAACATCTCTAGGAGTCTGATTTTGGGGTTTTCTCCAAGCAATCACTAATTGTTTTTGTTGATTTAGCGATTGTTTCCACCATAACCGGAGATTATCCCAATTAGTAGGACAATTTTTCATGATTAATAATGATTTTTCTGATTTTAATTCTCCTAAATCTTCCTGATTTCTCCAATCTAAAATCATTGCCGAATTCTGAGTTTTCAGTTCAGTTCCCGTATGGGAACGTAATGCAACTAATCTAATTTCATAGCGGTTTTTAAAGCTATTAAAATCAATTTCGGCAATACAATCACATTTACCTATAGGCAATTCTTCCTTATAATGTCCCCACCAAATTCCTGGAAAAGGATTATTAGTAGAATCATCTCGAATGTTAAAATCAGTTTTAATATATTGGATTTTATTTCCTTTTAAATCTTGTTCATTTCTATGCCAAGAATTTTCAAACCAACAATTTTTAATTAGTAGCTTGGGAATAGGATTTCCCATACCACAGGGTTCTAAAAGTTTCAATTCTAAAAATAAATCTTTACCCAAATCTGCAACGGTCACCACCAAATCAGCTTGGACTGTGGGAGTAAGATTAATTCCTCCTAAAGATTGGCGTAATTTCTGGTTAATTGCGGCTGTAAATAAGGGGATATTTTCTACTAATAAACTCAAACCCGCTGCAAAAGGATGTCCACCAAAACGATCTAATAAATGGGCTTGTTCTTGAACTAATTGATATAAATCAACAGAATTAATTGAACGTGCCGAACCTCGCGCAAAGGATGGGCTAGAATCTGTCTTATTCTCCTTTGCTTCTGTACTTAATAAAATTGTCGGTCGTCCCGTTTCTTGGGCAATTTGACCAGCAACCAAACCCAAAACACCACCTGCCCATTGAGGATCTTCTAAAACAATGACGCTGGTAGTGGATAAGTCTAATTGATTGAGTTTTTTCGTAACTTGGACTTGGACATCTTTTTGTAAAGACTTACGACGGGAATTAGCTAATTCTGTTTCTTCTGCAAGTTGTTGACAACGCTGCATATCTCTACTCGTCAATAATTCTACACAAAAACTAGCGTCACCATGAATGCGACTAACCGCATTAATTCGCGGTCCCAAACCAAAAGAAATATCTGTAGGGCGATCGCCACTTTTCTGGCATAATTCTAATAACTTACCCACACCTGGCCTTCTTCTGGCTGTTGGTAGTTTTTGATAATCCGTGTGTAATTGTTGAATTCCCAATTGTGCCAAATACCGACAATCACCACTTAATTGGACCAAATCGGCAATTAATCCCACTGCAACTAAATCTAGTAAATCAGTTAAAGGATGTGCAGGAATATCTGGCAAACTTATATATAAAGCTTCCACCAATTTATAAGCAACAGCCACACCAGAAAGATGATATAAAGGATGTTCCTTAGCTAAATAACGAGGATTGATAATTGCGACTACGGGAGGACGTTCTGAGGGTAATGTATGATGGTCAGTCACAATCACATCTATCCCTAAACTTTGGGCATAAATGATTTCGGCAATATTTGTACTGCCCGTATCACAAGTAACAATTAACTGACAACCTTGTGCAGCTAAAATATCAATTCCTGGTTTATTTAAACCATGAGATTCAGTTAAACGATTGGGAATATAATAACTTAATTGACGATGTTGCTGAAAAAATTCACCCAAACCATCCCATAATACCGCAGTCGAAGTAATTCCATCTGCATCAAAATCTCCCCAAATAACAATTTTTGCTCCCGTTTTCCCCGCAGTAATTAACCTTTCTATAGCTAAATTCATTTCCTGTCCAAATTCAAAAGAACTGGCAGGTTGATAACTTTGATAATTAATAAAAGCCGCTAATTTTTCCTGATCTTGAATTCCCCGTTGCCAAAATAATTGAGCCGCAAAATCACCACCTGTTGGGTAACTTTTCACTAATTCAATAAACCAATCAGGGGGTTTTTCCGTTCCTGTTAAAATCCATTCCATTTTAGATCACATTCTCTTGTATTTCTCTCCGTGCCTGGAGCGTCTCTGCGTGAGACCAGGAATTTATTCATTAGACATCTGGTGAAAATTAAATATGCGTGACTTACAACCCTTGTAGAGACGTTCCATGGAACGTCTCTACATTCTTTTCTGAAGATGTCTATTAGGAATTGCTTCTGTTTTGCCAGAACCCATGGTAGTCCGGGTACGTTTATAACCATGCTTAAACTGCTGTGATATTTGTGCAATATAGATTTTAGCAGTTTTTGACCCCGATTTTCTGTTTATTTGTGAGAAATCCGGGCTAGGAGAAGCATTATTAGACTTCGTGGACATTACCGACCTAGAACAATAGCTAACACCCACACAGACCTGATCTAAGCTACTTTTTTGAAATTTTAATTTCCCTCTGCGGGACTAGCTTATAATTACCAAGGGGCTGATGATGCTCCTGTACTTGTAAGTCTAAGGGGGATAGATGACAATTAAACGGTTGCTGTTAATTGGGCTAACTTTGTTAGCAATAATGTTGTCGGGCTTATCTTTATTGAATAGCTGGCAAAAACCTCAGTTCCAGAGTCGTCTAGAATTGTACCAGACTAATATCGTCTTACAAGCCCAAGCATGGAAACCAGAAGATAGCAGCGACAAAAGTATTCAAACACTTCAAGAATCTATTCTCGGTGCAAATCCTTTAGAAAGTGCGATAAAGCAATATCAGGAAGCAAGTGAATCTATTCAAACTAGTTTAGAGACAACTAATAAAAAATTAGCAGCACTACAATCTTCAGCAGTTACTCCTGTTTCCGCAGAGGAAAAAAGTTTACAGAAATCTAGCCAACAACAAGGAAAATTGTTAGCGGAAGTAGATTTGCGGTTGGGAATTTTGCAAGCACAGCAACAGGAAGCAGATAAGGCTATTAAAACTTGGAATCAATTACAGCAATATTCAGATATCAACCCCAAATATCAAGAAACTGCTCAAGTATTAAGCGGAATATGGAGTAAACCTCCCCGTCTATTACCCAAAGCTGAACAAATAATTCAACAAAATTTAAATAGTTGGTTTCGTTTTACGGCTTTAGATCAATTATATCAACTTCAACAACGTCAAGAAGCTTTATTATCTCTGAAAATTGCCCAACAAGCAGCAGCAACCCAAGCATTGTTAAAATTAGCGATAATTGCTACTATCCCCACCTTAACAGCTTTTATAGGGATAATTCTGCTGCTTTTCTTATTGGTTCAACGCTTGCTTAAAGGTCAAGCATCCATATTAGCGACAAATGGCAATTTGGTTTGGTCAACTCCTTGGAATTGGGAAATAATTATTCAGGTTTTTATCCTGGGATTTTTCTTGATGGGGCAATTATTTATACCAGAATTATTATCTATTTTGCCTATTCCTCGTGGTACAGGAAATGCCAGAATTGAGGCTTTTATGGTTTTAGTTAGTTATATGTTTGTGGCTTTTGGTTGCTTTTCAGTTCTATATTTTTCCATTAGGCGTTTTTTCCCCCTTCCTGAGAACTGGTTTCGCTTCAATTTCTTCAGTAATTGGTTTTTGTGGGGACTCGGTGGCTATTGTACAGCTTTACCGATTGTGGTGATAGTATCACTGATTAATCAAAAATTGTGGCAAGGACAAGGTGGCAGTAATCCACTTTTACAAATGGCACTAGAAAGCCGGGATAATACCGCATTGGGGATATTTTTCTTTACCGCAGCCATAGCTGCACCGTTTTTTGAGGAATTCCTATTTCGCGGCTTTTTATTACCATCTCTGACTCGTTATACGTCGGTTTGGGGGGCAATTTTGATCAGTAGCTTGTTATTCGCGGCTGCTCACCTAAGTTTATCAGAAATACTGCCGCTGTCAGCATTAGGAATCGTCTTAGGAATAGTTTACACGCGATCGCGCAATTTACTTTCTTCTATGCTTCTCCACAGTCTTTGGAATAGTGGCACATTAATTAGTTTGTTTCTTTTAGGTAGTAATAATTAAGTTAGTTGTCAGTAGGGGCGAAGCATTTGGAAGATAAATTATCGGTCATTGCCAAAAATAGTTCTCCAAATGCTTCGCCCGTACAGTTGTCAGCATTTGGAAGATAAATTATCGGTCATTGCCAAAAATAGTTCTCCAAATGCTTCGCCCGTACAGTTGTCAGCATTTGGAAGATAAATTATCGGTTATTGCCAAAAATAGTTCTCCAAATGCTTCGCCCGTACAGTTGTCAGTTGTCAGGGAACAGGTCAAGATAATTCCTTAGAGGGTGTTTGAAAAGTTTTGAATGTATAGACTGACCCCTCTCCAAACCTCTCCCCTTGCAGGGGAGAGGCTTTAAAACCCCCATTCCCTTGCAGGGAAGGGGGGTAGGGGGGTTAGGTTTTTGGAGATTACTGGTTTAATATAATACTTTTCAAACAACCTCTTAGGTTGTTGGTAACTGTTTTTATTCTCACTGCTAACTACTTAATTACTTCTCAAACAAAATCCTCCGGATTTCATAACAATAAATATGTAGAAAAATCTATAGTGTCGGATCTTTACTAACTTTGAGGTTAATTACTACCTGAAAATTAGCGAAGATACTGCACAATATTTTTCTGCCAAATTTGTGATGTTTTATCAGAAAATTTGATATTTTTACGATTACTTTTCAGAAAAAATTATCCACATTTAAATCTTACCAATTACCAATTACCAATCACCAATCACCAATCACCAATCACCAATCACCAATCACCAATCACCAATCACCAATCATCAAGGAGTATAACTAAATATGAGTAATCTCAACCCATCATACACTACTAAACAACTGTTGGCTGGTTATGCTGGAATTATTTTTGGTGGATTTGGGCTGCATAAATTTATTCTTGGTTACACATCAGAAGGTTTTATTATGTTAGCAATTTCTGTAATTGGTGGCTCTTTTACCTACGGATTTACATTGATAGTTATGCAAATCGTTGGTTTGATTGAAGCCATGATTTACTTCAATAAACCCCATGAAGAATTTGTTAATACTTATTTTGTGAATAAGCAAGGTTGGTTTTAGAAAGTTTATTAATTGGAATTGATATGCAAATTATCAAACACAACCAAATTCACTTACTCATTTTACTAATGATGAGTATGGGATATTTCAGCATCGTATCAGATTGGGAAATTAATTATTTCTGCAAAAGCCTGATTTTGATGTTACCAGTACAATTAACGGCTGTAATTTACACAGCTAAAAGCAAACTATGATTTTTGTGATTTAAATGATTTTTAGGATTTTGGTGAAAGTGGCAGATTTCGCTTAACCTCAAAAATAACATCTGAACTATGATTTTTGTGATTTTGAGGATTTTGAGGATTTTGGGGAGTTGGGGAAACTTAATATTGTTCACTTAGTCAAAGTGGCAGATTTGGCTTAACCTCAAAGTAGAGACGCTAGTTATTAAGCGCTAAACTAACAAGAACGAACCTAAAAACTGGCCATGCAACTGATCCCCAAATCTGAAATAGTTATAGAATCTGCCCCTCCCACAAAAATACTTAACTCAGAGAAAATTATTTTAGATGTTGGAGGGATGAAGTGTGCTGGATGTGTTAATGCGGTAGAAAAACAGCTTATTCAGCATCCAGGAGTTAAAAGCGTTTGTGTTAATCTCGCAACAGAAGTCGCAGTCGTAGAGGCGGAAATTGGTACTGTAGATGCAGAGGCGTTAATTCAGGGATTAACGGCTACAGGATTTCCTAGCCAATTACGGACGGCTAAAGGTGCTGGTGATAAATCTACAATCCCTAACCCAGAAGTAAGACAACGCCAAGAAATGCAGGGGATAGTTAGACAGTTAGGAATTGCTAGTTTACTACTGTTACTATCGGGAATTGGTCATTTTGGTAATATTGGATCTGTTATTTTTCCGTTTTTAAATGACATTTGGTTTCATTGTGGACTGGCTACTATCGCCATTATTATTCCTGGTAGACCAATTTTAGTGGAAGGTTGGCTAGGTTGGCGACGGGGTGCGCCGAATATGAATACCCTCATTGGTTTGGGAACTCTAACAGCCTATATTGCCAGTTTGGTGGCGTTATTGTTTCCCCAAATGGGTTGGGAATGCTTTTTTGATGAACCGGTGATGATGTTGGGTTTTATTCTTTTGGGGAGAACTTTAGAAAAACAGGCTAGAGTCCGTGCGGCTAAAGCGTTTCGCCAATTGTTAGCTTTAGTGCCGCAAACAGCCCGGTTAATTATTAATCCAGAATCGGAAAAATTGATTGCTGGGGCTAATATTATGGAAATTCCGGCGGAACAGGTGCGTGTGGGTGAATGGTTGCAGGTGTTACCGGGGGATAAAATTCCGGTAGATGGTGAAGTGCGCTTTGGACAAACTACCATAGATGAATCCATGCTGACAGGGGAATCTGTACCCGTGATGAAGCAAGCAGGAGATACTGTGACTGGAGGCACTTTAAATCAGTCAGGAGCGATCGCTATTCAAGCTACTCGCACTGGTGATGATACAATTCTAGCCCAAATTGTGGCTTTGGTAGAAGCTGCCCAAACTCGCAAAGCCCCAGTTCAAAAATTAGCAGATACGGTGGCTGGATATTTTACCTATGGTGTCTTAACAGCGGCTGGTTTAACCTTCCTATTTTGGTATTTGTTGGGAACTCATCTTTGGCCAGATGTGACGATGACTGGTGGCATGATCATGGCTCACAATATGGGACATAATCCCCAGCATTTAATCCCCCATACCCAATATTCTGCCCTGTTAATTAGTTTAAAATTAGCGATCGCTGTCATGGTAGTTGCTTGTCCCTGTGCGTTAGGATTAGCTACCCCTACAGCCATCTTAGTGGGAACAGGTATGGGTGCAGAACGGGGATTATTAATCAAAGGTGGCGACGTTTTAGAAAAAGTCCATAAACTAGACACGGTAGTTTTTGATAAAACCGGAACTCTCACCACAGGTAAACCCACCGTAACTGATTGTCTAGTTATTACCGAATCAACTTTACCATTATCTCTCATTCAACTAGCCGCAGCCGTAGAAAGCGGTACTTATCATCCCCTCGCTACAGCCATTCAGCAAGAAGCCAAACGCCAAGATTTAGCTATTCCCCATGCTGTAGAATTCCATACTGAACCAGGTATGGGCGTATCCGCTGTCGTTGAGGGAAAAAAAGTTCTTTTAGGTAACTGGGAATGGTTTAATTACCACCAAATTAATATTACTGAAACCGCAGAAAAACAGGGACAAAGACTAGCTACAGAGGGAAAAACCGTAATTGGTGTAGCTGTAGATGGAACTTTAACCGGATTAATTGCTGTTAGTGATACCCTCAGACCAGATGCAAAAACCGCAGTAGATAAACTCCGACAAATGGGTTTGCGAGTTATGCTCCTGAGTGGTGATAGATTAGAAGCAGCCAGTGCGATCGCTAAACAACTAGGAATCGCCAACACCGACATCATGGCAGGTATCCCCCCAGCCCAAAAAGCAGCCACCATTCAATCTCTTCAATGTGGGAAAATCAAAACTTATGTCGCTATGGTAGGAGATGGCATCAATGACGCTCCAGCCTTATCACAGGCAGATGTGGGCATCGCTTTACATTCAGGAACAGATGTCGCTATGGAAACTGCTGAAATTATTTTAATGCGAAATTCCCTAACCGATGTTGTCAAGGCGATTCAGTTAAGTCGAGCCACTTTTAAGACCATTCGTCAGAATTTATTTTGGGCTTTTGCCTATAATACAATAGGTATTCCCCTCGCGGCTGGTGTATTATTACCTAGCTGGGGTTTTGTTCTCGGTCCTGCCAGTGCAGCGGCATTAATGGCCTTTAGCTCCGTTAGTGTTGTTACCAACTCAATTTTATTAAGGAGGTTTGCCCCATAGTTAATGATTTTACCAATTTTTCTGTAATCTCCAAGAATTGCAAAAAAAGATTTCCCGGTAGTGCGGGCATATTGCCCGCTACATAAGTACCTCATAACACCGGAAAGTGCTGTAAATTAAGATTTGTCCTTTATTTAATTCCCATTCCTCAGTAGGTATACTAAACACGGGTGAGATTTAAACTTTTGCCAAATGACAAAGAACCCAGATGTGTAGGGGTTTAGCACTGCTAAACCCCTACGTTTAGAATCAAACAATCAAGCCGTTTTGAGTATAATCAACAACCAGCAATATCAATGAAAATAGCAATTAGTGGTGCAACAGGATTTGTGGGTAGTCGGTTGGTAGAAAGACTACACACGGAAGGTCATAGAATTTTGGTATTAACCCGCAATCCTACCTTTGCTCAAAAAGTATTTCCCTCCCCAGCTTTTCCTAACTTAGAAATTATTGCCTATACCCCCAGTGTATCCGGCTCTTGGCAAGATGCCATATCTGGTTGTGACGGCGTAGTTAATTTAGCCGGAGAACCCATTGCTGAGGGACGTTGGACACCAGAACGCAAGCAGGAAATTCTCAACACTCGCAAACTAGGAACACAAAAAATTGTCGAAGCTATAGCTAAAGCTAATCCTCACCCCATTGTCCTAGTCAATACTTCGGCTATTGGTTATTACGGAACCAGTGAAACTGCCAGTTTTGATGAAGATAGCGCTTCTGGTAATGACTTTCTCGCTCAAGTCTGTCAAGAGTGGGAAGCGGAAGCGAGAAAGGTAAAAGATACCAATGTGCGGTTAGTAATTTTACGCTTTGGCATTGTTTTGGGTAATGGTGGCGCTTTAGGGAAAATGATTACCCCCTTTAAACTCTTTGCTGGTGGACCTATTGGCAGTGGTCAGCAGTGGTTTTCGTGGATTCACTTAGATGATATTGTCAGTTTAATTATCCAAGCTTTAACTAAACCAACAATGGAGGGAGTATATAATGCCACTGCTCCTCAACCAGTTCGCATGAATGATTTAAGTACCACAATGGGTAACGTCATGAATCGTCCCTCTTGGTTGCCTGTGCCGGGATTCGCCATAGAAGCTATATTAGGAGACGGGGCTAAGGTGGTTTTGGAAGGACAACAGGTTTTACCCAAACGCACTTTAGAGTCAGGTTTTGAATATCAATATCCGAATTTGCAATCAGCACTAACACAAATTCTTACCTAATTCTTAGTTAATAGATAGTTAAAAAATTCACAAATGCTATACAAACGTTTTGGCCGGACAGAAATACAAATGCCTGTGTTTTCCTGCGGAGGAATGCGATATCAATATAAATGGCAAGATGTCACACCAGAGGAAATTCCCGTAGATAATCAGGAAAATTTAGAGGCTGTAATTCGTCGTTCTGTAGAATTGGGAATTAATCATATTGAAACTGCACGCGGTTATGGAACATCAGAAATGCAGTTGGGAAAAATCCTCCCCCAATTTCCTCGTGAAAAATTAATAGTCCAAACTAAAGTTTCTCCTGTTGCAGACCCTCAAGAATTTCGCCAAACTTTTGAAAAATCTTTGGCTTATCTTCAGTTAGATTATGTTGATTTGTTTAGTTTACATGGCATTAATAATGCAGAAACTTGGAATGATAGTATTTGTGAAGGTGGTTGTTTAGAAGTAGCAAAACAGTTACAATCTGAAGGTAAGATTAAATTTATTGGCTTTTCTACTCATGGTCCCACAGAGATAATTTTGCAAGCAATTAATAGTAATCAATTTGATTATGTGAATTTGCATTGGTACTATATTAATCGCCAGAACTGGGCTGCTATTGAAGCTGCAACTAAATTAGATATGGGTGTATTTATTATTAGCCCTTCTAATAAAGGTGGGTTATTATATCAACCTCCCAAAAAGTTAGTGGATTTGTGTGCGCCTTTGAGTCCAATGGTGTTTAATGATTTATTTTGTTTGAGTCATCCTCAAGTGCATACTTTGAGTATAGGTGCAGCCAAACCAACTGATTTTGATGAGCATTTAAAGACTTTGGAATTATTAGATAATGCGGCAGAAATTCTACCACCAATTATTTCCAGATTGGAATCAGAAGCAATCAATATTTTAGGAGAAGATTGGGTAAAAACCTGGGAAACTAATTTACCAACTTGGGAAGAAACTCCAGGGGAAGTAAATATGCGGGTGATTTTGTGGCTGTTAAATTTGGCTTTGGCTTATGATATGATAGACTATGGCAAAATGCGTTATAATCTGTTAGGACAAGCTGATCATTGGTTTCCTGGTAATCGGGCTGATAGGTTAGATGAATTAGATTTACGAGAATGTCTTGTTAATAGTCCCCAAGCTGAAAAAATTCCCCAAATGTTGGCGAAAGCCCACGATATTTTAGGAAGTGCAGAGATAAAGCGTTTGTCTCAGAGTTGAAAATAGGAATAGGTTGATTATCAGCCATGAGACTTTCAATATATAATTCTACAGCTTCTGTGATATTAGCGATCGCTTCTTCAAAAGTATCTCCTTGAGAATGACAGCCCTTAAGAAGGGGACAAAAAGCATGATAGCCTCCATCTTCTTCCCTTTCGAGAATGACGGTGTAATTATAAACTTGTTTGCCCTGATTATTCATATACTTGTAAGTTACTCACTAATAACTATTTTATTATAAACTGTTTTGATAAATTTTAAAGTCAGATTTTAATAATTATTGACCGCAGATAAACGCAGATAAACGCAGATAAAGACGGATGATTTTATGATTCTGTACCACAAAAAATTGATATTAGAAATTTAAAATATCTAAAGATGCTTCCATTTCTAATTCTATTATTCTAGCTTGTGTATCTTTATATTCTGCTAATTTTCCTGCTTGCCAATATAAATTTGCTGCTTTATGGAAATCCTCAACTGCTCCCTGTTTATCTGCAATTTCTAATAGGGCATTTCCTCGGTTATAATAAGCATTAACATAGTGAAAATTCATTTTAATTACCTGAGTATAATCGGCAATTGCTGCTGCATATTTTCCCAAATCAAAATGAGCATTACCCCGACAATAATAAGCATCAATATCATCAGGATTAATTTGGATTACCTGATTATAATCAGTAATTGCTCCTTCATAATCTCCTAATTCAACCCGATCATGTCCACGATTTTTATAACCAATAGCATCCTGAGGATCAATATCAATTATTTGCTTTAATTGCTGTTGTTTATCTAATAAATATCGAGATATTTGTCTATCTTTTTGCGTGGTAGCATAATCAGGATTAAGGTTAATTGCCTGATTATAATCTTCAATTGCTCCTTGAGTATCACCAATATGAGAACGAACATCAGCACGATTTTTATAATTAATCGCAATATGGGGATTAATTCTAATTGCTTGGGTGTAAGCTTCTATGGCTATGTGATAATTACCTATTTGATAATGTACTAAACCTATTTGATTGTAAGCTTGATGATGATTTATATTAATATTTATTGCTTGACTATAATTAGTAATTGCTGTGTGATACTCACCTAATTGATAATTAACTAAACCGAGTTTATAATAAATATCAGCATCACTATTATTAAACTGTAAAGCTTGATTGTAACTATTAATTGCCGCTGCATATTCCCCTTTTTGGAAATATTCATCACCGAGATTTAAATAAAAAATAGTTAAATCAACAGGTGTAGATTGGGGTTTAATTATTTGACTTTGAGATAAATCAGATTTATGAGAATTTGCCGAAATTGAAAATTGTTCTAAATAGGAAAATAAACCACCACCATACAATAATTGATTAATTCCAAAGGAAATTTTCCCAGTTTTCAATTTAATCATTTGCGTGGGGAGAAATCCAGCTAAAAAAAGGTGATATGCAGATTGGGCTTCATTGACTTCTTCTTGAATCAAAATACAAACAATTACTGCATTTTTTTCCACTTCTTCTGCACTCACTGACCATCTAACTCTATCAATACTACCGTGACGAGATTTGACTTCAACGCCAATTACAGAATTAGCAGTGAGTGTAAAATCACTTTTGCCATCACCACCAAAGCGTTTTTCATAATCTACTTCCGTAATAAAATCAGCTAATCTTTCTTTAACAACTTCCTCGCCTAATTTACCTTTAAGATTATTAATAAAAACGTCACGGACTGGAGAAGTGCGTTTATATTTTTCCGCCATTAACCAGCAAAATTCCCGTAATGCCTTTAATCTCTCACCAGAAATAATAGTTAATTCACTATGTTGACCTTCTATTTCACAATGAAGTAGACAACTAGATGTTAACCTTTTCAAAAAGTCAGATTGTAGCGATCGCAGGAGAGTAATCCAATCCATGTCTAATATTTCTGCGGTCTTTTTATGTAAAGCAAGAGCTTCATTGGTGTCAACTTAACGCAAAACCCCATGCCGAACTCAAGTTCCTTGCTAATATCGAAAGTTCTCTTTTGATGACTAAACACTAGCAAAATTTATTAGTCCGTTTTAACGGACTTGAGCTATGAGACAGGGAATTTATTCCCTGGCGGTTCTTACGTTGACACCAATAAACACTGCTAAACCCTTACAAATCTATAGAAATCCAGTTTGATTCTTAAAAAATACGTAAGGTGTGTTAACGATAACGTAACGCACCAGATCCTTGATCATGGTGCTAAGGATTTTTTCTTTCTTCCTTGATTTGGCGTAAAGTTTGGATAAGTTTCTGATTAGATTCAGTAGATACAGCCGGCGAATTACTACTGGATTTTTCAGAAGTGACAGAATTAGAAGTATTTACTGA is a window encoding:
- a CDS encoding aldo/keto reductase, producing MLYKRFGRTEIQMPVFSCGGMRYQYKWQDVTPEEIPVDNQENLEAVIRRSVELGINHIETARGYGTSEMQLGKILPQFPREKLIVQTKVSPVADPQEFRQTFEKSLAYLQLDYVDLFSLHGINNAETWNDSICEGGCLEVAKQLQSEGKIKFIGFSTHGPTEIILQAINSNQFDYVNLHWYYINRQNWAAIEAATKLDMGVFIISPSNKGGLLYQPPKKLVDLCAPLSPMVFNDLFCLSHPQVHTLSIGAAKPTDFDEHLKTLELLDNAAEILPPIISRLESEAINILGEDWVKTWETNLPTWEETPGEVNMRVILWLLNLALAYDMIDYGKMRYNLLGQADHWFPGNRADRLDELDLRECLVNSPQAEKIPQMLAKAHDILGSAEIKRLSQS
- a CDS encoding type II toxin-antitoxin system HicB family antitoxin; translation: MNNQGKQVYNYTVILEREEDGGYHAFCPLLKGCHSQGDTFEEAIANITEAVELYIESLMADNQPIPIFNSETNALSLHFLKYRGLSPTFGEFFQLGDY
- a CDS encoding tetratricopeptide repeat protein — translated: MDWITLLRSLQSDFLKRLTSSCLLHCEIEGQHSELTIISGERLKALREFCWLMAEKYKRTSPVRDVFINNLKGKLGEEVVKERLADFITEVDYEKRFGGDGKSDFTLTANSVIGVEVKSRHGSIDRVRWSVSAEEVEKNAVIVCILIQEEVNEAQSAYHLFLAGFLPTQMIKLKTGKISFGINQLLYGGGLFSYLEQFSISANSHKSDLSQSQIIKPQSTPVDLTIFYLNLGDEYFQKGEYAAAINSYNQALQFNNSDADIYYKLGLVNYQLGEYHTAITNYSQAINININHHQAYNQIGLVHYQIGNYHIAIEAYTQAIRINPHIAINYKNRADVRSHIGDTQGAIEDYNQAINLNPDYATTQKDRQISRYLLDKQQQLKQIIDIDPQDAIGYKNRGHDRVELGDYEGAITDYNQVIQINPDDIDAYYCRGNAHFDLGKYAAAIADYTQVIKMNFHYVNAYYNRGNALLEIADKQGAVEDFHKAANLYWQAGKLAEYKDTQARIIELEMEASLDILNF